DNA sequence from the Deltaproteobacteria bacterium genome:
CGGCGTGCGCTACAACCGGAGCGTGGCCGATCTGCGAAGCGATACGGCGGTGACCCGACTCGATGCCGCGCCGGGCTGGTACACCGCGCACCTGCCCGACCGGTGGAACTTCGTCACCCCCTCCGGCGGCGTGCTGATGACCGTCGCGATGCGCGCGATGCAGGCCGAACTCGACGACTCCGGCCTGCGCCCCGTCGGCGCGCACACCGTGTTCTGCTCGCCGGTACCCCACGGGCCGCTCGAGGTTCGCGTCGAGGTGTTGCGGCGCGGCAACGCGGCGGCACAGGTGCGCGCCGCGTTGTCCTCGACCGCGGTGCCCGGCCCGGGGCTCGAGGTCACCGCCACGTTCGCGCGCGACCGCACCGGTCCCGACGTCCTCGCCGCCGCGCCGCCGCCCGCGCGCCCGGTCGACGCGGCCCCCGACCTCCGCGTCGACGAGCCGGGCAACCCGCACGAGCGGTACGCGTTCTTTCGCAACTTCGACGTCCGGCTCGCGATCGGCGACGCATGGTGGCGCCCCGGGTGGACCGGCGGCACGGCTCGCCACGGGCGGTGGTACCGGTATTTGACGCCGCAGTGCGACCGCGACGGCCTGCTCGATCCGCTGGCGCTGCCGCCGATCGCCGACACGATGCCGTCGTCGCTCGTCCAGTACCTCGGCCCCGACGCCGAGCGGTTTCACGCGCCGAGCCTCGACCTGACGGTGCACTTC
Encoded proteins:
- a CDS encoding thioesterase family protein: MADLRSDTAVTRLDAAPGWYTAHLPDRWNFVTPSGGVLMTVAMRAMQAELDDSGLRPVGAHTVFCSPVPHGPLEVRVEVLRRGNAAAQVRAALSSTAVPGPGLEVTATFARDRTGPDVLAAAPPPARPVDAAPDLRVDEPGNPHERYAFFRNFDVRLAIGDAWWRPGWTGGTARHGRWYRYLTPQCDRDGLLDPLALPPIADTMPSSLVQYLGPDAERFHAPSLDLTVHFVDDTARQWLLVSTYCRRARAGYATAEAEIWTDDGRLVAFATQTMMLRRRRAP